CAAACGTCAGTTCGACACTTTTTTTTATTAATAAAAAAAAATTTAATTCAATCATTATAAATTATGATGAAAATTCAGAAAATTTATTTAAATGGTATCAACAATTAATTGCAGAAAGTTTAGGTAAGAAAAAAAAGGGTATATTACCAATTATATCAACAATGCCTAAAGATAATCATAGTGTCATGCAACTTTATTTAGATGGATTTCAAAATAATTTTTTTACTTTTTTTTATGTTAAAGAAAAAAAATCCCAAATTATTAATAATACAAATTTATCTTTATCATTTAAATTTTTAAAAAATAAAAAAATATCTGACATAATCTTTGCTCAAAAAAAAGCAACAGAAAATGTATTTAGAAAAAAAAATATCCCTTATAGGAGTTTTGAAATTATAAAACGTGATGAAAAAACTCTAGGTGAACTATTTTGTTTTTTTATATTAGAAACAATATTATTGGGAAGAATGCTTAACCTCAATCCGTTCAATCAACCATCTGTTGAATTAATTAAAAAGGAAACACTTAATTTATTAATTTAAGAAATTTAAAAAAAAAATTTTTGATATTCCATATTTTTTTTCTTCAATAATTTTGAAGTTTTCAGGAAAATTATCTTTTTCTTTTTTATGTCTATGAAGAATAATTATGCCATCTTTATCTAATAAATTTAATTTTTGCATATTTATTAGTATTTTTATAAAATTTTTATCTTTGTACGGAGGATCAAAAAAAATTAAATTAAATTTATTATCAAACTTGATAAATAAACTTTTATCGTAAACATCCTTTTCGATTACTTTATAATTTTTTAATGATCCTAAGCTGATCAAATTTTTTTTTAAAATAGGCAATACACCAAAATAATTTTCTACAAAAACCACATAATTTGCTCCTCGTGATAGACATTCAATGCCGAAGGATCCTACACCTGAAAATAAATCTAATATATTTGACTTGGTTAAATTTATTTTAAATTTATTTGTATGCTCTATTATATTAAATATAGATTCTTTTGTTAAATCTTTAAGAGGTCTAGTTTTAATATCTGGTGGTTCTAAAATTTTTCTACCCTTAAATTTACCAGATATTATTCTCATTTTTTTATGACTTTATAACCTATGTCTCGTCTAAAGAAGCCGCCTGGCCAATTTAATTTATGTATAGCAGTTATTATATTTTTCCTTGCAGAGCTAAAATTTTTAGATAAAGAAATGAAATTTAAAACCCTACCTCCGATAGCATAAATTTTTTTATTTTTTTTAATTGTTCCTGCATGAAATAATAACTTATCTTGATTTGTAATTATTTTATTTAAATTTTTTATTTCTACATTTTTTTTAAAACCTTCCGGATATCCTTTGGAACATAATACAATACATAAACTTTTTTTATTATACCATTTTACATTAAGTTTGTTTAATCTTTCCTCGCAGCATGCTAAAAAAATTTCATAAAGATCAGTTTTTAGTTTTGGAATTATGGTTTGGCATTCAGGATCACCCATCCTTACATTAAACTCAATTAAAAAGGGTTCATCATTAACAATCATTAAACCTGTATATAAAAAACCTAAATATTTAGTGTTTTGATTAGATAAACCCGCAAGTGTCGGTTTTATTATTTTATTAACAATTTTCTTTTGTAATTTATTATTTATCAGTCTTGAGGGTGAATAAGCCCCCATACCTCCAGTATTTTTACCTCTATCTCCTTCAAAAACTCTTTTATGATCTTGTGCAGTTCCAAAAAATTTATAATTTTTTCCATCATGGATAGTGAAAAAACTCATTTCTTCACCATTTAAAAATTCTTCAATAAGTAGGTTTTTTGCTTTACCAAACTTTCCATTAAAAATTTCCTCGATCGCATGATTTGCATCTATTTTATTTTTACAAATATAAACACCTTTTCCAGACGCTAAATTGTCAGCTTTAATTACAATTGGATATTTCGAATTTTTTAAAAATTTTTTTGCATTTTTCTTATTTTGAAAAATTCCAAATTTTGCTGTTGGTATATTATATTTTTTACAAAGTTTTTTAGTAAATATCTTTGATCCTTCGAGCCTAGAAGCTTTTTTGTTTGGACCAAATACTTTAATTTTAAATTTTTGTAAGTAATCTACAAGACCATCAACCAATGGTTTTTCTGGACCCACTATAATTAAACCAATTTTATTTTCCAAAATAAAATTTTTGAGTTTTTTAAAATTTTCTAAATCAAGGTTTACATTTTGAGAAATATTTTCGGTACCTGCATTTCCAGGGAAGCAATATATTTTCGTTATTTTTCTAGATTTTTTTAATACTTCACAAATTGCGTGCTCTCTTCCACCACTTCCTATTATTCCAACTTTCATATAAAACTATATAAACTAAAAATGATAAAAAAATTAGCAAAAATAAGATATTTACCTAATAATTTTGAGATAACTAAGCCGGGAGATTATGTTGAGTGCGCAGTTTCTGGAAAAAAAATTCTTATTGAAAATTTGACTTATTGGAATGTAGAATTTCAAGAAGCATATTACTCTTATAAGGAAGCTTGCCTAAAAAAAGAAACTGAGGAAAAAAAATAAAAGATTACTTCCATCTATTATGAGACCAAATCCATTGCCCTGGTTTTTTAAGTATCATTTTTTCGAGAATTTTATTTAGCTCATCAGTAATATATTGGTGTGAGTCATCCTTCGAAAAATAAATAGGTTTATAAATAGTTATTTTGAAGTTTATATCTTTTACTCTCTCAATATAAATAGGCACAATTGGGATATGAAATTTTTTTACCAATTGTGATGGAATAGTAGTTGTTAAAGCTTTTTGATTAAAAAATTTTGATAAAATTCCCTCAGAAACTCTCTGATCAATCATTAAAGCTGTTGAATAATTTTGATTTTTAAATTTGACTAACTGTTTTAAACCAGCAATACCTTTTTTAATTTGATTTTCACAAATATATTTCTTTCTTATATTTTCAATTATTTTATTTAAAAAAACATTATTTAATGGACGGTAAATTGCAGAAAGCTTTATTCCAGTCTTTTCTAAATACATTGCCATTAACTCAAAATTACTTAAATGACCTGAAATGAAAACTACTTGTTTGTTAGATTTTTTTATTTCTTCAAGAATTTCCTGACCCTCTACACTTATTTTAGAATTTTCTTTATCTAATCTGAAATCCTTAATAAAAATATATTCTGCAAAAATTCTTCCATAATTATTCCACATTAATTTTATTATTTCTTTTAAATTTTGAGGTTCAATATTTGGGATTGCTTTTTTAATATTCGAAATAATTATTTTTTTTGATCTAAAAAAAGGTCCAATTATTTCAAAAATTTTACCACTTAATCTAGATGAAAATTTTAACCCCAAAATTTTAAATAAAATAAAAAAAATTATTGTTAATAAAAATTGAGTAAAATATTTAATATATTTCATTTTTAAATTATAGATTTAATTAATTTTTCCTCATCAATTATTTTAAGTTCAGATTTAATAACTTTAATTCTGTTTTTATAATGTGAATTTATTCTCACATAATCTTTCTCTGTTGTTATTATTTTACAATTTAAAACTTTTGCTTTTTTAATAATATTTTCAATATCGTTAAATGTATATTGATAGTGGTCTGGAAATTCGAAGTCCTTTAATATATTTAGATTATATTCTTTTAGCATTGTGATAAATGTTTGATGATTTCCAATACCAGAAAATACTAAATAATTTTCATCCATTTTAAATTCATTTAAATTTATTATTTTATATTTTCCAATATGGATAATTATTTTAGGATTAATTTTAAGTATTTCTTGTTTTAAAAATTCTAAATTTTCTAGATTACCATTTAAAAATATTTGATTATATTTTTTTAAAGCTGTAATATTTTCTCGTAAGGGTCCTGCCGGAATTGTCATTCCATTTCCAATCCAATTAATTGTGTTAAAACATACAAAAGATTTGTCGTAATAAATTGTTTTGTCTTGAAGACCATCATCAAAAATTGCTATATCATACTTTTCTGAAACAGCTTTTTTAAGAGCATAAAATCTTTTTTTATTTAAAAAAAGTTTACCTTTATTTTGTAAAAGCATTTGTTCGTCGGTTTGATTCTTATAGAACTTTTTAACAAAACATGTTTTGATTTTTTTCTTTTTTAAGATTTCGTTTATTTGAATACATAAAGAAGTTTTTCCTGTACCACCGATATAAATATTACCAACGCATATTGTCTTGATATTTAATTTTTTTTTTTCAGATTTAAATTTCAACAAATTTATGATTTTGATTAAATAGGCAAGAGGTAATAATAAAAATGCAAATAAATTCGGCTTTTTATAATCCCAAAATTTAGGTTTTTTTAAATTCATTCCTAATAAAATACTGTAATTCTTTTATAGTTTTTTTTAAGATTTTTTTTCCAATATTTTTGATTTTCAACCCATTCTTTTTATTTGATCTAAATATTATTGATGATGCTAGCTCTTTAGAAGAGGTAATTTTTTTTGAGATATTTAATGATTTAAGTAATTTATAAACATCTTTAAAATTATCTACATTTGATCCATGTAATATTTTTGAACCTAGTCTCGCTGCCTCCAATGGATTTTGTCCACCTCTATTTATAATTGAGCCACCCAAAAATACTGTAGAGGCCAATTTGTGAAATTTTTTTGTTTCCCCAAATGTATCCACTAGATAAATATCAAAATTTTTTAAATTTGCACTTTTAGAACTATGCAAAACAACTTTTAAACCAAGGTCCTCTAATTCATGAATAATTTCATTAACTCTATGTACATGCCTTGGGATTATTATTGTCAAAAGATTTTTAATTTTTTTTTTCAATTCTAAATGAGCTTGAGCACAAAATATTTCCTCTTTATGATGTGTGCTAGATGAAACCCAAATTTTTTTTTTATTAAATTCAATTTTTAATCTTTTTCTAATATTATCTAACTTACTTTCATAATTTTCAGAAAATTTTAAATTTCCTATTTGAATTATTTTTTTTGTATTAAGATTTTTTAAATAAAATTTAGTTTCAAGATTTTGTGGAAAAGCTACAGTTATCAAGCTAAATACAGATTTGCTAAATTCTTTTATTTTCATCCATCTTTTGAAAGTTTTTTTAGTGATTCTTGCATTTAATAAAACTAAAGGAATATTAGATTTATTTATTTTTTTAAACATTGAAGGCCATATTTCAGAGTCCACAAAAATCGCAACACTTGGTTTCCATAATTTAATAAATTTGTTTGTGATGAAAAATAAATCAATAGGGTAAAATTGATGTATTGTTTTTTTAAAGTTATATTTTTGAAAAACCTTTGATGAACTTAATGTTGTAGATGTTACAAGAATTTGGCTTATTTCTTTATCATTTTCATAATTTTTTATAAGTGGAATTATACTTAAAATTTCACCAACACTTGCTCCGTGAAACCAAATTAATTTACCCTTTTTTCTTTTTTTTGTATTAAAACTGAATTTTTCAATAAATCTTTTGCTATCTTCTTTATTTTTTAAGACTCTATAAAAAATAATAAATGGGGATAGTAATGTTACTATGAGTAATAATATTTGGTAAAAAACATACATATTTATTTTTGAATTTGTTTATCATAGAAACTTTTATATAATTCTGAATTATTCATTAGGTCATTATGCTTTCCACTATCAATTACCTTGCCAGAATCAATTACATAAATATTATTTGAATTTAAAACTGTTGATAAACGATGTGCTATTACAATAGTTGTTTTATCTTTAGTTAAAATTCTTAGGGCGTCTTGTATTTTAGACTCTGTTTCAGAATCTAAAGATGACGTTGCTTCATCTAGCAATATAATCGAACTTTTTTTTAACATAGCTCTAGCTATAGATAGTCTTTGTTTTTCTCCACCTGATAATCTCACTCCATTTTCACCAATTAGCGTATCAAATTTATTTGGAAGATTTTCAATAAATTCATTACAAAATGATAATTCTGCTGCTTTAAAAATTTCCTCATCAGTGGCATTTTCATTAGCATACTTAATATTATTTTTTATTGTATCATCAAATAGAGTAGTTTCTTGGCTAACCATTGATATTTTTTCTCTTAGTGATTTAATCTTGGTTTCATAAATTGATTGGTTGTCTATAGTAATATTTCCAGATTGGGCATCATAAAATCTTGGGATTAAATTCATAATAGTAGATTTTCCAGAACCGCTATGTCCAACTAAAGACGTCATCTTACCACCTTTAAATTCTAAGTTAATTTTATCTAGGGTTATTCCTTCCTCTATTTCATATGAAAATTTTATATCTTTGAATTCAATATTTGAGTCTTTAATTTCAATATCTTTTGCATTTTCTAAGTCCTTAATTTTACTTTTTTGATCGATTATAGGTAAAATTCTAGAGGCTGCGGATAATCCTTGATTTAAGGTCAGGTTCAGAGTTGATAGAGCACGTACAGGTTGGTAAGCTAACATCATTGCTGCTAGGAAAGAAAAAAAATTATTAATATCAACCTCGCCTTTTAACATCAATTTTCCTGAATAAAAAATTAAAACTGCGATCATTACCCCAGTTAATGTTTCCATTATGGGCGAGATTCTTATATATACAGTTTGAATTTTCTGATTTTTATCTTTTAATTCTGTTAAGTATTTATCAGCCTTAAGTTTTTCATAATTTTCTTTTTGAAAAATTTTAATCAACTTATGATTCTTAAATAATTCTACAAGATAAGTTGTTAAAAAACCTGATGTAATCTGTGCTTCTGTTGCTACTTTATTAATTCTTTTCCCCAAGCTTTTTGCGGTAATACTTGCAAGAGGGATCATAATTATAGATATCGATGCAAGCTTCCAGTTTTGTAAAAACATAACTGATAATAAACCTATTAGTGTTAAGGAGTCTTTAAATAAAGTTAGTATTGCATTACTAAGCAAATTGGTAATATGAGAAACGTCATAAGTTAAGTTAGATATAAACTTACCTGAATGCTTTTTGTCTATAATTTGAGTATCAGTTCCAATTAATGTGTTTACCATGTCATACTGAAGTTTTTTTTTTATAGACTCTCCCACACCTATCATAGTTGTTTTTGCGAAGTATAATGAAAAACCTTTTACAGCAAATGTAATAATGATAAGAAATGGAATATAAATTATTAACGTTTGATCTTTTTCAATAAACAATTTTTTAATCGCAGGATCAAGTAACCAAGCAATTGCTGATGTACTTCCAGCAACTAATATAGAAAAAAAGCCTGATAATAAAATTTTATCTAAAAATTTTTTAGAATAGTCATTATATAAACGTTTATAAATTTCAATTTTTTTCATTAAATATTTTTAATTAATAAAAAACATAAAAAAACAATTAATCCAAAAAAATTATTACTTTTAAATACTTTTAAACAGCTATTTGTATCATTAGTGTCAAAAGTTTTTATTTGATAAAAAAATAGGTGAAAAGAAGGAATTAATATCAAGAAAAAGTAAATAGAATTAAATTTCATATAATATCCACCAGCAACAAAAAGAATTATTAATAAACTAAAACATAAGAACAAAAATTTTTTTGCATTATTTTTAAATTTTATAGAAGTTGATTTTAAACCTATTATTTCGTCATCTTTAATATCTTGGTATCCATAAACTGTATCATAACCAAGTGTCCAAAATATGGCTCCTAAATAAAAAAGGATAGGAGCTAATTCTATTTGACCCTTTACAGCAGACCATCCTAGCAGAAGTCCATAATTGAATGTAATTCCGAGGAACAATTGTGGCCAATAAGTATATCTTTTCATAAGTGGGTAACTAAACGCAAGAGGCATTGACCCTAATGCTAGAATGATTGTAAAAATATTGAAATTCAACAAAACTAGTAAAGCTAAAAAACACAAAATAAAAGCATAATAAATAGCAAGTTTAATTGAAATTTTACCTGATGCTATAGGACGATTTTTAGTACGAAATACTTTTGCATCAAATTCTTTATCTAAAATATCATTTACAATACAACCAGCAGATCTCATCAACACAGAGCCTAGAAAAAAAAGAGTTAAGTAGAAAAAATAGTTATTTAAAGTTAAAGAAAAATCATAAGCTAATGTTAGACCCCAAGCACATGGCCAGAACAATAACATAAACCCAATCGGTTTTTTTAATCTCGTTAAATCAATGAAAAGTTTTAAATGTGTCATAATATTTTACTTGTAAATAACAAAGGCTAGTTTCATAATCAAATTGATTCGTATGAATATAGATTACACAGTCACAGCGCTAATGTTTCCTGCAATACCATTATTAATGAGCGTTTATAGTAATAGATTTCATTCTCTTAGTATTTTAATTCGTCAGCTTCATGATGAGCATGTCTATGAGAAACATATTCCACCTGAATGGAAAAAACAGTTTATAAATTTAAGTGGCAGAATAACTCTTTTGAGATGGACAATATTATTCGCTGCATTTGGTTTTCTTTTTAATATGCTAACTGTATTTGCTCTTTATTTAGATGAAGTTCTTTTAGCTAGAATAATTTTTGGATCATGCTGTTTATCAATGATTATTTCTATAATCTTTTTTATACGAGAAATTCAAATTTCAACAAATGCACTTAAGCTCCATATGTCTGATATGGATGTTGATGTTAATTAGGAACTATTACAGCTGGACCTAAAATTTTTCTACCCTCAAGATCTTGATGAGCTTTAATAACTTCTTCTAATTTATATTTTTTAAAAATTTTAATTTTAACTTTACCAGAGCTAATCTTTTCAAACATTTTTTTTGATGCTTCATCTAATTCTTCTCTTGTTGACAGGTATTGTTGCATTGATGGTCTTACAAGATAAAGGCCTTTTGGCTGAATAACTTTTGGCACATTAATATCTGACAACGGTCCAGATGCATTTCCAAATGAAACCATCATTCCTCTTATTGCTAAACATTCAATTGATCCATCTAGTGTATCTTTACCAACACCATCATAAACAACTGGAACACCCTTACCATTTGTGATTTCCAAAACTTTTTTAGCAAAGTCTTCTTTATTGTAATTAATTACATGATCGTAACCATTTTCTTTTGCAATATTTACTTTTTCATCTGAACCAACTGTACCAATAACAGTACAGCCTAAACTCTTTGCCCATTGTCCAAAAATCTGACCAACCCCACCAGCAGCTGCGTGAAATAAAACTGTTTCACCTGATTTGACTGGATAAGTTTTGTGCAAAAGATAAAAAGTTGTTAAACCTTTTGTCATCAAGGTTGCTGCTACCTCAAGATCAATACCATCTGGTACTTTTACCAAGTTCTTGGTCGGGTAATTTCTGTGTGAGCAATATGAACCTAAAGGAATACCTGCATAAGAAATTTTATCACCAACATTGAAGTCTTTTACGTTCTCTCCAACATCAGTAATAATTCCAGCACCCTCTAAACCTAAACCAATCGGTAGTTTTAATGGGTACAAACCTGATCTATGGTAAGTATCAATGTAGTTAAGACCAATTGCTTTTTGTTCAATTGTTACTTGATCAGGACCTGG
Above is a genomic segment from Candidatus Pelagibacter sp. FZCC0015 containing:
- a CDS encoding DUF2721 domain-containing protein, whose amino-acid sequence is MNIDYTVTALMFPAIPLLMSVYSNRFHSLSILIRQLHDEHVYEKHIPPEWKKQFINLSGRITLLRWTILFAAFGFLFNMLTVFALYLDEVLLARIIFGSCCLSMIISIIFFIREIQISTNALKLHMSDMDVDVN
- a CDS encoding ABC transporter ATP-binding protein is translated as MKKIEIYKRLYNDYSKKFLDKILLSGFFSILVAGSTSAIAWLLDPAIKKLFIEKDQTLIIYIPFLIIITFAVKGFSLYFAKTTMIGVGESIKKKLQYDMVNTLIGTDTQIIDKKHSGKFISNLTYDVSHITNLLSNAILTLFKDSLTLIGLLSVMFLQNWKLASISIIMIPLASITAKSLGKRINKVATEAQITSGFLTTYLVELFKNHKLIKIFQKENYEKLKADKYLTELKDKNQKIQTVYIRISPIMETLTGVMIAVLIFYSGKLMLKGEVDINNFFSFLAAMMLAYQPVRALSTLNLTLNQGLSAASRILPIIDQKSKIKDLENAKDIEIKDSNIEFKDIKFSYEIEEGITLDKINLEFKGGKMTSLVGHSGSGKSTIMNLIPRFYDAQSGNITIDNQSIYETKIKSLREKISMVSQETTLFDDTIKNNIKYANENATDEEIFKAAELSFCNEFIENLPNKFDTLIGENGVRLSGGEKQRLSIARAMLKKSSIILLDEATSSLDSETESKIQDALRILTKDKTTIVIAHRLSTVLNSNNIYVIDSGKVIDSGKHNDLMNNSELYKSFYDKQIQK
- a CDS encoding 3-deoxy-D-manno-octulosonic acid transferase, coding for MYVFYQILLLIVTLLSPFIIFYRVLKNKEDSKRFIEKFSFNTKKRKKGKLIWFHGASVGEILSIIPLIKNYENDKEISQILVTSTTLSSSKVFQKYNFKKTIHQFYPIDLFFITNKFIKLWKPSVAIFVDSEIWPSMFKKINKSNIPLVLLNARITKKTFKRWMKIKEFSKSVFSLITVAFPQNLETKFYLKNLNTKKIIQIGNLKFSENYESKLDNIRKRLKIEFNKKKIWVSSSTHHKEEIFCAQAHLELKKKIKNLLTIIIPRHVHRVNEIIHELEDLGLKVVLHSSKSANLKNFDIYLVDTFGETKKFHKLASTVFLGGSIINRGGQNPLEAARLGSKILHGSNVDNFKDVYKLLKSLNISKKITSSKELASSIIFRSNKKNGLKIKNIGKKILKKTIKELQYFIRNEFKKT
- the ubiA gene encoding 4-hydroxybenzoate octaprenyltransferase, with amino-acid sequence MTHLKLFIDLTRLKKPIGFMLLFWPCAWGLTLAYDFSLTLNNYFFYLTLFFLGSVLMRSAGCIVNDILDKEFDAKVFRTKNRPIASGKISIKLAIYYAFILCFLALLVLLNFNIFTIILALGSMPLAFSYPLMKRYTYWPQLFLGITFNYGLLLGWSAVKGQIELAPILFYLGAIFWTLGYDTVYGYQDIKDDEIIGLKSTSIKFKNNAKKFLFLCFSLLIILFVAGGYYMKFNSIYFFLILIPSFHLFFYQIKTFDTNDTNSCLKVFKSNNFFGLIVFLCFLLIKNI
- a CDS encoding DUF2093 domain-containing protein codes for the protein MIKKLAKIRYLPNNFEITKPGDYVECAVSGKKILIENLTYWNVEFQEAYYSYKEACLKKETEEKK
- a CDS encoding quinone oxidoreductase family protein codes for the protein MKAVEINKTGGPEVLEVKDISLDKPGPDQVTIEQKAIGLNYIDTYHRSGLYPLKLPIGLGLEGAGIITDVGENVKDFNVGDKISYAGIPLGSYCSHRNYPTKNLVKVPDGIDLEVAATLMTKGLTTFYLLHKTYPVKSGETVLFHAAAGGVGQIFGQWAKSLGCTVIGTVGSDEKVNIAKENGYDHVINYNKEDFAKKVLEITNGKGVPVVYDGVGKDTLDGSIECLAIRGMMVSFGNASGPLSDINVPKVIQPKGLYLVRPSMQQYLSTREELDEASKKMFEKISSGKVKIKIFKKYKLEEVIKAHQDLEGRKILGPAVIVPN
- a CDS encoding lysophospholipid acyltransferase family protein, which gives rise to MKYIKYFTQFLLTIIFFILFKILGLKFSSRLSGKIFEIIGPFFRSKKIIISNIKKAIPNIEPQNLKEIIKLMWNNYGRIFAEYIFIKDFRLDKENSKISVEGQEILEEIKKSNKQVVFISGHLSNFELMAMYLEKTGIKLSAIYRPLNNVFLNKIIENIRKKYICENQIKKGIAGLKQLVKFKNQNYSTALMIDQRVSEGILSKFFNQKALTTTIPSQLVKKFHIPIVPIYIERVKDINFKITIYKPIYFSKDDSHQYITDELNKILEKMILKKPGQWIWSHNRWK
- the rsmD gene encoding 16S rRNA (guanine(966)-N(2))-methyltransferase RsmD, whose protein sequence is MRIISGKFKGRKILEPPDIKTRPLKDLTKESIFNIIEHTNKFKINLTKSNILDLFSGVGSFGIECLSRGANYVVFVENYFGVLPILKKNLISLGSLKNYKVIEKDVYDKSLFIKFDNKFNLIFFDPPYKDKNFIKILINMQKLNLLDKDGIIILHRHKKEKDNFPENFKIIEEKKYGISKIFFLNFLN
- the lpxK gene encoding tetraacyldisaccharide 4'-kinase, with amino-acid sequence MNLKKPKFWDYKKPNLFAFLLLPLAYLIKIINLLKFKSEKKKLNIKTICVGNIYIGGTGKTSLCIQINEILKKKKIKTCFVKKFYKNQTDEQMLLQNKGKLFLNKKRFYALKKAVSEKYDIAIFDDGLQDKTIYYDKSFVCFNTINWIGNGMTIPAGPLRENITALKKYNQIFLNGNLENLEFLKQEILKINPKIIIHIGKYKIINLNEFKMDENYLVFSGIGNHQTFITMLKEYNLNILKDFEFPDHYQYTFNDIENIIKKAKVLNCKIITTEKDYVRINSHYKNRIKVIKSELKIIDEEKLIKSII
- the purD gene encoding phosphoribosylamine--glycine ligase — translated: MKVGIIGSGGREHAICEVLKKSRKITKIYCFPGNAGTENISQNVNLDLENFKKLKNFILENKIGLIIVGPEKPLVDGLVDYLQKFKIKVFGPNKKASRLEGSKIFTKKLCKKYNIPTAKFGIFQNKKNAKKFLKNSKYPIVIKADNLASGKGVYICKNKIDANHAIEEIFNGKFGKAKNLLIEEFLNGEEMSFFTIHDGKNYKFFGTAQDHKRVFEGDRGKNTGGMGAYSPSRLINNKLQKKIVNKIIKPTLAGLSNQNTKYLGFLYTGLMIVNDEPFLIEFNVRMGDPECQTIIPKLKTDLYEIFLACCEERLNKLNVKWYNKKSLCIVLCSKGYPEGFKKNVEIKNLNKIITNQDKLLFHAGTIKKNKKIYAIGGRVLNFISLSKNFSSARKNIITAIHKLNWPGGFFRRDIGYKVIKK